From a region of the Myxococcus stipitatus genome:
- a CDS encoding RNA methyltransferase: MRPGDSLTVVLHQTRSPDNLGAVARVMANFGFGRLVLSDPATYSFRGAERLAVKGDGVLERMAVARDLPEALKDCVYAVGTTSRTQLKGRVALSPEDAVRRLAEESVRGRVALVFGGEQRGMSDEELARCEDVLVIPTSDVQPSMNLAQSSAVLLYLCHRQGLGPAPQAPDAVEPGARLGTLDALAKRMREVMLTADFLNPQAPEHVLNELERTLMRAKLTQREAELWLTAFKHLGRAVARGAAP; the protein is encoded by the coding sequence ATGCGTCCAGGAGACTCCCTCACCGTTGTCCTGCACCAGACGCGCTCTCCGGACAACCTCGGCGCCGTCGCACGCGTCATGGCGAACTTCGGTTTCGGGCGGCTGGTCCTTTCTGACCCGGCCACCTATTCGTTCCGCGGCGCGGAGCGGCTCGCCGTCAAGGGCGACGGGGTGTTGGAGCGCATGGCCGTGGCGCGCGACCTGCCGGAGGCCCTGAAGGACTGCGTGTACGCGGTGGGCACGACGTCTCGCACCCAGCTGAAGGGGCGCGTGGCGCTGTCGCCGGAGGACGCGGTGCGGCGGCTGGCCGAGGAGAGCGTGCGGGGCAGGGTGGCGCTGGTGTTCGGCGGGGAGCAGCGGGGGATGTCGGACGAGGAGCTGGCGCGGTGCGAGGACGTGCTGGTCATCCCCACCTCGGATGTCCAGCCCTCCATGAACCTGGCGCAGTCCTCCGCGGTGCTGTTGTACCTGTGTCACCGCCAGGGACTGGGCCCCGCGCCCCAGGCGCCGGACGCGGTGGAGCCGGGCGCGAGGCTGGGCACGCTGGACGCGCTGGCGAAGCGGATGCGCGAGGTGATGCTGACGGCGGACTTCCTCAATCCGCAGGCGCCGGAGCACGTGCTCAACGAGCTGGAGCGGACGTTGATGCGAGCAAAGCTGACCCAGCGCGAGGCGGAGCTGTGGCTCACGGCCTTCAAGCACCTGGGTCGCGCGGTGGCGCGGGGCGCTGCTCCCTGA
- a CDS encoding vegetative protein — MAEATPTTQKKLTHWPRTAKGGGKKACSVEGCKRPYRAKNYCFFHYKTWRQGDLPHSRYRTCSKAECRVKVFKAGLCEKHHGEAYKKDAA, encoded by the coding sequence ATGGCCGAGGCCACCCCGACGACCCAGAAGAAGCTCACCCACTGGCCCCGCACCGCCAAGGGCGGCGGCAAGAAGGCTTGCTCCGTGGAGGGCTGCAAGCGCCCCTACCGCGCCAAGAACTACTGCTTCTTCCACTACAAGACCTGGCGCCAGGGCGACCTGCCCCACTCGCGCTACCGCACCTGCTCCAAGGCGGAGTGTCGGGTGAAGGTGTTCAAGGCCGGCCTGTGTGAGAAGCACCACGGCGAGGCCTACAAGAAGGACGCGGCGTAA
- a CDS encoding S1C family serine protease: MNRAPIKGVIFIIAMVCALAPPARAAGRGQGRLWLEARNRSLNDQRATLSEVARRAMPSVVSITTRQMNDESAAPGEEPQKGIGSGFIIHADGYVLTSAHVVEGASEVVVSVMHPRGYVEEYVARVVGEDARTDCALLKIDAPRRLPVLRLASAGHVRSADWIVVIGNPFGLSHSVTVGVVSFMGRTDVTPNGRDGDFDYMQMDASINPGNSGGPVLDLHGDVVAVANAVNVAGQGIGFAIPIDIAKTVIPQLRAHGRVRRGWLGISVQDFSPEVAEAFNLSRGPGVVVTEVVEGGPGERAGLRSGDVIIGLGKRRVERAHTLRWQVAARGVGRDVRLDIRRLGRPLRLRIRLEEMPAEGPPAPALASHRQARRPTRAQSVLDDLLSPIPREKVRPPLSDEEAEGAAEAPGSEESPPTP, translated from the coding sequence ATGAACAGGGCTCCAATCAAGGGCGTCATCTTCATCATCGCGATGGTGTGCGCGCTGGCGCCGCCCGCACGGGCCGCTGGACGCGGCCAGGGACGGCTGTGGCTGGAGGCCCGGAACCGTTCACTGAACGACCAGCGGGCCACCCTGAGCGAGGTGGCGCGCCGGGCGATGCCGTCCGTGGTCTCCATCACCACCCGGCAGATGAACGACGAGTCGGCCGCCCCCGGCGAGGAGCCGCAGAAGGGCATCGGCTCGGGGTTCATCATCCACGCGGACGGCTACGTGCTCACCAGCGCGCACGTCGTGGAGGGGGCGTCGGAGGTCGTCGTCTCCGTGATGCACCCGCGCGGCTACGTGGAGGAGTACGTCGCGCGCGTGGTGGGCGAGGACGCCCGCACGGACTGCGCGCTGTTGAAGATCGACGCGCCCCGGAGGCTCCCGGTGCTGCGGCTCGCGTCGGCGGGGCACGTGCGCTCGGCGGATTGGATCGTCGTCATCGGCAACCCGTTCGGCCTGTCGCACTCGGTGACGGTGGGCGTGGTCAGCTTCATGGGGCGCACGGACGTGACGCCCAACGGGCGCGACGGCGACTTCGACTACATGCAGATGGACGCGTCCATCAACCCGGGCAACTCCGGGGGGCCGGTGCTGGACCTGCACGGCGACGTGGTGGCGGTGGCCAACGCCGTCAACGTCGCGGGACAGGGCATCGGCTTCGCCATCCCCATCGACATCGCGAAGACGGTGATTCCGCAGCTGCGCGCGCACGGCCGCGTGCGGCGCGGCTGGTTGGGCATCAGCGTGCAGGACTTCTCGCCCGAGGTGGCCGAGGCCTTCAACCTGAGCCGCGGCCCGGGCGTGGTGGTGACCGAGGTGGTCGAGGGCGGCCCGGGGGAGCGCGCGGGGCTGCGCAGCGGCGACGTCATCATCGGGCTGGGCAAGCGCCGCGTGGAGCGCGCCCACACCCTGCGCTGGCAGGTGGCCGCCCGGGGCGTGGGGCGCGACGTGCGGCTGGACATCCGCCGGCTGGGCAGGCCGCTGCGACTGAGGATCCGCCTGGAGGAGATGCCGGCCGAGGGGCCTCCCGCCCCCGCGCTGGCCTCGCACAGGCAGGCGCGCCGTCCCACCCGCGCGCAGTCCGTGCTGGACGACCTGCTGTCGCCCATCCCCCGGGAGAAGGTCAGGCCGCCCCTGTCGGACGAGGAGGCGGAAGGGGCGGCCGAGGCCCCGGGTTCCGAGGAGAGCCCCCCCACGCCGTGA
- a CDS encoding CFI-box-CTERM domain-containing protein, with protein MSPGLQPEEFFQAARERAAQLDVGRGDAVVERVRAAASALFTRMPEPPVYRRAEDPSRKAAQALLPEVEKVLAEALAAGRDPSRAPALEKLVAALLAHGEALVHTASGRLEAAETAWRRALELERAAHPTRHLVTAPPRPPPVFDKATKTSRYDPRPAPQASVKLVCPNTGCKRVGDYAFLTNHAYNRFVCPVCRTPFLAYFGELRGLEVEVRRSSKRYFFTVDEVGGNGSSRIEFEEASGQEFPAARRDLLAFLYTEARELKVVVNLTNQRLMWVSPASSCFVATVAFGEGAPELVAFRAYRDEVLGKSLLGRGFIRGYYRWGPDVARWVERRPVARSGVRWVLRRVHDRLTRSGYA; from the coding sequence ATGTCCCCGGGCTTGCAGCCCGAAGAGTTCTTCCAGGCGGCCCGGGAGCGGGCCGCGCAGTTGGACGTCGGACGTGGAGACGCGGTGGTGGAACGCGTCCGCGCCGCGGCGTCCGCGTTGTTCACCCGCATGCCGGAGCCTCCGGTGTACCGCCGCGCGGAGGACCCCTCGCGCAAGGCGGCGCAGGCGCTGTTGCCGGAGGTGGAGAAGGTGCTGGCGGAGGCGCTGGCGGCCGGACGCGACCCGTCCAGGGCGCCCGCCCTGGAGAAGCTGGTGGCGGCGCTGCTGGCGCATGGCGAGGCGCTGGTCCACACCGCGAGCGGCCGGCTGGAGGCGGCGGAGACGGCGTGGCGCCGGGCGCTGGAGCTGGAGCGGGCCGCGCACCCGACGCGGCACCTGGTGACGGCGCCGCCCCGTCCGCCGCCGGTGTTCGACAAGGCGACGAAGACGTCGCGCTACGACCCCCGGCCCGCGCCGCAGGCGAGCGTGAAGCTGGTGTGCCCCAACACCGGCTGCAAGCGGGTGGGGGACTACGCCTTCCTGACGAACCACGCGTACAACCGCTTCGTCTGTCCGGTGTGCCGCACGCCCTTCCTCGCGTACTTCGGCGAGCTGCGCGGGCTGGAGGTGGAGGTGCGCCGCAGCTCCAAGCGCTACTTCTTCACCGTGGACGAGGTGGGCGGCAACGGCAGCTCGCGCATCGAGTTCGAGGAGGCGAGCGGCCAGGAGTTCCCCGCGGCGCGCAGGGACCTGCTGGCGTTCCTCTACACGGAGGCGCGCGAGCTGAAGGTCGTGGTGAACCTCACCAACCAGCGGCTCATGTGGGTGAGCCCGGCGTCCTCGTGCTTCGTGGCGACGGTGGCGTTCGGCGAGGGCGCGCCGGAGCTGGTGGCCTTCCGGGCGTACCGCGACGAGGTGCTCGGGAAGAGCCTGCTCGGGCGCGGGTTCATCCGGGGCTACTATCGCTGGGGGCCGGACGTGGCGCGCTGGGTGGAAAGGCGTCCGGTGGCCCGGAGCGGCGTGCGGTGGGTGTTGCGGCGGGTGCATGACCGCCTGACGAGGAGTGGATACGCGTGA